Within Oribacterium sp. oral taxon 102, the genomic segment TCAAAACTACCGTCTCCACATGCACCGTCTCCGGAAAATTATCCACAGGGCGCGCTCTGCGGAGCTCATAGCCCCGTCCCCGGAGATACTTCACATCCCGGGCAAGGGTTGCCGGATTGCAGCTCACATATACCAGCCGCTCCGGGCGCATCCGCACGATCGTCTCCAGCGCACGCTCCTCGAGCCCCCTTCGCGGGGGGTCTACGCAAACCACATCAATCTGCTCCTCAGGATGTGCAGCGTACCATGCCGGCAGCACCTCCTCTGCCGCTCCGGCGAAGAACTCGGTATTCGTGATACCGTTCCGCTCTGCATTCTCCCGGGCATCCCGAACCGCCTCCGGAACGATCTCCACGCCGTATACCTTTCCTGCTTTTTGGGAAAGAAAAAGGGAAATGGTCCCGATGCCGCAGTACATGTCCCAGACTGTTTCCCGACCGCTGAGCGCCGCGAACTCCAGCACTGTTGCATAAATTCGCTCCGTCTGTACCGGATTGACCTGATAGAAGGAAAGCGGCGAGACCCGGAAGCGAACCTGCCCGATACTGTCCTCTATATAGCCGGGACCGTAGAGATTTACGAGCTCCCTTCCCATGATTACATTATCCCGTCCGGTATGGATACTGTAGCTTACGCTCCGGACGGAGAGGGAGGCGATTTTACCGGAGGTAAGCGCTGTGACCAGCTCCTTCGAATGCGGGAGACTCCGGCTGTTTACGACGAGGCAGACCATCTGCTCTCCGCTCCGGAAGCCCTTCCGAAGGAGCACATGGCGGAGAAGCCCCGTTCCGCTCTCCTCATGATATGCCTCGATCCCGTACCGCTCCGCCCAGTCCAATATCGTCCGGAGCAGAAGCGCGTTCTCCGAAGCTCCCAGCAGACAGTCCTCACACGCTATGACGGCGTGCGTTCGTCCGGCATAGAAGCCGGCGGTCAGTCTTCCCTCCTTATTGACAGAAATTGGGAACTGCGCTTTGTTTCTGTAACGAATCGGACTTTCCATTCCCACAATATCCTCGAAAGTCCGCTTCAGCACATCCTCCTCCACCCCGCCGATGCGCAGGAGATCACGATAGACCTTGTCCTGCTTGAAGCGAAGCTGCGCCGCATAGGACATCTCCATGAGCTGGCAGCCCCCGCAGCGGCGGGAAATCGGACAGGGGCTCTCCACTCTGTCCCGAGAAGGCCGCAGCACGCTCCGGAGCCTGGCGAAGCCATAGCGCTTCTTCACCTTCATCGCGCTGACGCGCACACGGTCTCCGATAGCGCTGTCCTTTACGAACCAGACAAAGCCGTCCTTCCTTCCGATTCCCAGCCCGTCCTCCGAGAGATCCGTGATCTCCAGCTCGAACTCCTGATTCTTCCCGATCATTTACCTGCCCTGTGTTTTTCTCAAATTGGAATCGATCAAACGATTGAAGCCGATCCATCCGCCGTTTTCATTGGCTCTGCCGGATTTCTCCGCACCGCTCAGTGCCTCTCGCATGGTCTGGAGCTTCGCGTCAACATTGTCTGCGAAGGCAAGCGCCATCGCCTCCATCAGCGCCGGCTTCTTCGGTGAGCCGTACTCCAGCTCCCCATGATGCGACAGGATGCAGTGTCCCAGCTCTGCCGCGAGCGTCTCCGGGAAATCCGGAATCTGCCGAATTACCTGCATCAGCATCTCATAGCCAATGACGATATGCCCGATCAGCTGCCCCTCATCCGAGTAATCGTTCCTCGGAAATGCCGTCAGCTCCCGCACCTTGCCGATATCATGGCAGAGCGCCGCAGTCAGCAGCAGATCCCGGTTCAAATCCGGATAATGCGAGCCGAAATAGCTGCAGATCGACGCGACAGAAAGAGTATGCTCCATCAGCCCGCCCACATAGCCATGATGTACGGACTTCGCCGCAGAATGGACAGAAAACTCCCTGTAGAAATCACTGTTCTCGAGAAAGAGCAGTGAAAGAAGTCGTTTCAGGTTCGGATCCTTCACGGACTGAATATCCGCCTCCAGCTCTTTCCGCATATCCAGGATATCCCTTCCCGAGGTAGGAAGATAATCCTTCGGCTCATACTCTCCCTCCTTTGCGACCGAGAGCCGCTGGATGCTCAGCTGGTTCACCCCATTATAGACGGTCACATTGCCCTCGACATAGACATAGTCCATCACGTCGAAGTCGTTGATGCCCGGCGAATTCGGCTCCCAAACCTTCGCGTCCGCTACGCCCGTTTTGTCCTGAAGCGTGATATTCAGATACTCCTTTCCGTTCTTCGTGAGCGCGGCGTTCTTCGTTTTGACGAGATAGACGTCCGAAACCCGCATTCCATCGTGAAAGTTCTCGATATACTTCATTTCCCTTTTCCTTTGCGCAAAAAAAGCATTAAATTCCATCATCGTCCTCCCACTGTGACCGGGAAGCGCAGCTCGACATACTCCTGCCCTCTGCTTCTCTGCACAGTAAGGCTTATTGTATCATCCACCGCTGTCTTTTCCAACTCCGATACAAAGCTGTCCACGCTGTCGAGCGCCGTCTCATTGAGCCCGACAATGATATCGCCTGCCTGAATCCCCGCCATATATGCGGGAGACTCTGTCACACAGCTCCGGACATAGATTCCCTTCGGGATACCCTGCCGCTCCATATTGGTGCTGACCTCCTGAACCTCCACCCCGATATAGGGCACACGGCGGCCGTTGCTCAGCAGCTCGAGACGGCTCAGGAAATCGGAGAGTCCCGCAATCCGGCAAAATCCGCTCGCAGACTCCCCCAGCCGATCCGATGCCCAGCCCACCAGTTCTCCGGAGGTATTCAGGACGAAGCTGCCCTTCGCCGGGGCCGCATGAAGATCGGCACGGATATCCTCCAGCGTGGAATCAACCGCCGGCTGATGATAGCTGAGATAAGAAACAGCACCGAGCGCCGTCGAGTAAAGTCCTCCGGCAGGCGCTCCGACGGTAATCAGCGTGTCTCCACGCTTCAGAGCTCTGGAATTCCCAAGCGGGATCGCACGGAGCAGTCCACGATCCTTCTCCATGATATTCTTGAGCGGAACCGAGATCACCGCGAGCCCGTCCAGCTCATCGATCGCCTTCAGCGCCGCCTCATAACGATTACCCCGCAGGAAGCTGACCTCCAGCTTCGTCACGCCCTGCACCGCCTCCGCCATCGTAAACATCAGGATTTCATTGTCCGTCACCGTCAGGATAATGCCGGAATAGCTGTCCTCCGAGGAGGTCTCTCCGCCGAGGAAGTCCGAGCTGCTGACGCGCTTCGTCACCTCAACCAGCGACTTCTCTGCCTCATTTCCGAGCTGCTTCAGGTTCTGCATCATGCTCTCATAGTCCGACACGGAAAAATGATAATTCTGGAGCTCCGACTGTACGAGCTCCTCGATCGGCTCTGTCTCCGTCTCGCTCGCACAGACAGTCGTCTCCTCTATGCTCTGCTCCGTATGAAATGCCACCGTCTCCGTCTCCGGAGGCGCAAAAAGCGTGCGGAAGCGAGGCTCTGCCAGCACAAAAACGCCCGTGCTGAGCAGTCCGAAGAGAAGAGCGGACAGCACAACTCTCAGATAATGCCGGAGCCGCTTTTTCCAGCTCTCTCTCCTCCCGACGATATTCTCCTTGATGAATTTCTTTTCTTCCATATTTTTCTACAGTTTCTCACTCTGCCTTATCCGTCCTGCTCTCTATCCGATCTCCTGCTGCGCTGCCGGCAGGGTAAAGGTGAACTCTGTCCCCACGCCCTCTGTCGAGACGCAGTCGATATTTTCCCCATGCGCGCTCACGATCGATTTCACGATCGCAAGTCCGAGACCGGTTCCCTGCTTATCCCTGCCGCGAGACTGATCCGTCTTATAGAAGCGATCCCAGATCTTCTGCAGATCCCTTTTCCGGATGCCGATCCCGCTATCCTTCACGGAAACGAAAACCTTCGTGCCGCTGCGCCCCGTCCGAATCAGGATGCTTGTGCTCGGATCGGAGAACTTCAGCGCATTGTCAATCAAATTATACAGAACCTGCTGCAGCTTTGCATAGTCCCCGTAAACCATTTCCTTCCTCGCGGCGAAGGTCAGCTCGAAGGTCATATTCTTCTTCCGACAGGTCATCTCGAAGCTCGCGCAGACCTCCTTGATGACCCGATTGATATCGAAGTTCGTCCGCATCAGAAGCCCCTTCTGCTCTGTGGAATTCAGGGAAAGCATCGACTGCGTCAGCTTCGTCAGCCGTTCTGTTTCGGCAATGAGCCGAAGGAGATATTTCTCCTCCAGCTCCTTCGGGATCGTCCCGTCCAGAATTGCCTCCAGATAGCCCTTGATCGAGGTCAGCGGCGAACGGAAGTCATGACTGATATTCGCGACAAACTGCCGCTGGTAGTCGTCTGCCTTCGCGATTTCCTCCGACATGAAGTTCAGCGTCTCCGCAAGATAGCCCATCTCGTCATGAGAGCGGCTCCGGATGCGGTAGCTGTAGTCTCCCTCCGCGTACCTCATCGCGCCCTCGGTAATGCGGCGGAGCGGACGGTACACGATAATGTAGAAAACCAGCAGGATAATGAGGGACAGCAGAAAAATGATGAGTCCCGTTATATAAACGATGTTAAGAATCTCAAACTGAGAGGCGAGGATGTTCTGCACCGGCATGTGAATCAGTACATAGCCTCTCGTGCTGTAGCCCCTCGTGATCGGTGCTGCCACGGTCAGCACCGGTTCCGAAAACATGCCATGGAAATCACCCTCCAGATACCTCTGGTTCCCGGTCATCGTCGGGTCGAAGCTCTGTATGGTCTGCCCCTTTTTCAGCTCCTGCCGTGAATCGGAGATGATCATCCCGTCCCTGTCTACCAGCCATATCTCTACATGAAGGAAGGTCGAAACCGCCTTCATCTGCTCGTTAATCATCTCCTCCGAAAGGTAGAGGCTCTGTGAATCCGAATAACTGGTAGAGATCAGCGTTGCCTCAGAATACAGATTGTTTGCCTGCTCCCGTATCAGATAGCGGTAGGTCATGTCCGAAGAGAGCCTCGCGATCGATACGAAGCCCAATACGCCAAAGAGAATGTAGGCAAGCAGAAATTTCAGAAATAAGGAACGCTTCATCCCTCTTCACACCCTGTCCCTCTGTTCAGCCCGAAACACGGAATTTGTAGCCGATTCCCCAGACTGTCGCAATTTCCCAGCTCTCGCTGCCGGAAACCTTCTCACGCAGGCGCTTGATGTGGACATCCACGGTGCGGGAATCCCCGGCAAACTCATAACCCCAGATATGGTCCAGAAGCTGCTCTCTTGTGAAAACCTGATTCGGTGAGCTCGCGAGAAAATAGAGCAGCTCCAGCTCCTTGGGCGGCATTTCCACAAGCCGTCCTTTGTAAAAGACGGAATAATTGCTCTGATTGATGATGAGCTCCGGATACTCGATATACTTTCCCGTCCGGCGCATATCCTCATTCTCCAGACTCCGCATCGGCTCTGGCACAGGCTTCCCCGCAGTGACGCCCTGATACCGTCTGAGCACTGCCTTCACCCGTGCGACCAGCTCCTTGGAATCGAAGGGCTTGATCATATAGTCGTCCGCACCCAGCTCGAGCCCGAGCACCTTGTCAAAGGTCTCCCCCTTCGCGGAGAGCATGATAACCGGAACCGATGAAGCCGCGCGCAGTCTCCGGCATACCTCATAGCCGTCGATGCCGGGCAGCATCAGATCCAGAATGACGAGATTCGGCCTGTATTCCTCTGCGGCGCGCAGCGCCTCCTCCCCATCCGCGACCTCTCTCGTATCGAAGCATTCCTTTTTCAGATAGAGGGAAATCAGCTCCGAGATGGAGCTGTCATCATCCACGATCAATATTCTCTGCTTCTCTGCCATGCCTCTCCTCTCTCCTGTCCGCTTACTTTCTGAAAAACGCGATGGTCACGCCGTCAGAGCCCTCGCCATACTCGCCGAGACGGAAGGACTCGACATATTTGTTCTTTTTCAGCGCGGTATGCACCATCTTCTTTAGCGCACCGGTACCGCGCCCATGTACGATACGTACCTGCGGCAGGTGCGCGAGGCAGGCATCATCCAGATACTTGTTCAGCTCCGGCAGCGCGTC encodes:
- a CDS encoding 3'-5' exoribonuclease YhaM family protein, which translates into the protein MKYIENFHDGMRVSDVYLVKTKNAALTKNGKEYLNITLQDKTGVADAKVWEPNSPGINDFDVMDYVYVEGNVTVYNGVNQLSIQRLSVAKEGEYEPKDYLPTSGRDILDMRKELEADIQSVKDPNLKRLLSLLFLENSDFYREFSVHSAAKSVHHGYVGGLMEHTLSVASICSYFGSHYPDLNRDLLLTAALCHDIGKVRELTAFPRNDYSDEGQLIGHIVIGYEMLMQVIRQIPDFPETLAAELGHCILSHHGELEYGSPKKPALMEAMALAFADNVDAKLQTMREALSGAEKSGRANENGGWIGFNRLIDSNLRKTQGR
- the rlmD gene encoding 23S rRNA (uracil(1939)-C(5))-methyltransferase RlmD, coding for MGKNQEFELEITDLSEDGLGIGRKDGFVWFVKDSAIGDRVRVSAMKVKKRYGFARLRSVLRPSRDRVESPCPISRRCGGCQLMEMSYAAQLRFKQDKVYRDLLRIGGVEEDVLKRTFEDIVGMESPIRYRNKAQFPISVNKEGRLTAGFYAGRTHAVIACEDCLLGASENALLLRTILDWAERYGIEAYHEESGTGLLRHVLLRKGFRSGEQMVCLVVNSRSLPHSKELVTALTSGKIASLSVRSVSYSIHTGRDNVIMGRELVNLYGPGYIEDSIGQVRFRVSPLSFYQVNPVQTERIYATVLEFAALSGRETVWDMYCGIGTISLFLSQKAGKVYGVEIVPEAVRDARENAERNGITNTEFFAGAAEEVLPAWYAAHPEEQIDVVCVDPPRRGLEERALETIVRMRPERLVYVSCNPATLARDVKYLRGRGYELRRARPVDNFPETVHVETVVLMSRKDK
- a CDS encoding sensor histidine kinase; this encodes MKRSLFLKFLLAYILFGVLGFVSIARLSSDMTYRYLIREQANNLYSEATLISTSYSDSQSLYLSEEMINEQMKAVSTFLHVEIWLVDRDGMIISDSRQELKKGQTIQSFDPTMTGNQRYLEGDFHGMFSEPVLTVAAPITRGYSTRGYVLIHMPVQNILASQFEILNIVYITGLIIFLLSLIILLVFYIIVYRPLRRITEGAMRYAEGDYSYRIRSRSHDEMGYLAETLNFMSEEIAKADDYQRQFVANISHDFRSPLTSIKGYLEAILDGTIPKELEEKYLLRLIAETERLTKLTQSMLSLNSTEQKGLLMRTNFDINRVIKEVCASFEMTCRKKNMTFELTFAARKEMVYGDYAKLQQVLYNLIDNALKFSDPSTSILIRTGRSGTKVFVSVKDSGIGIRKRDLQKIWDRFYKTDQSRGRDKQGTGLGLAIVKSIVSAHGENIDCVSTEGVGTEFTFTLPAAQQEIG
- a CDS encoding response regulator transcription factor, whose protein sequence is MAEKQRILIVDDDSSISELISLYLKKECFDTREVADGEEALRAAEEYRPNLVILDLMLPGIDGYEVCRRLRAASSVPVIMLSAKGETFDKVLGLELGADDYMIKPFDSKELVARVKAVLRRYQGVTAGKPVPEPMRSLENEDMRRTGKYIEYPELIINQSNYSVFYKGRLVEMPPKELELLYFLASSPNQVFTREQLLDHIWGYEFAGDSRTVDVHIKRLREKVSGSESWEIATVWGIGYKFRVSG
- a CDS encoding S1C family serine protease yields the protein MEEKKFIKENIVGRRESWKKRLRHYLRVVLSALLFGLLSTGVFVLAEPRFRTLFAPPETETVAFHTEQSIEETTVCASETETEPIEELVQSELQNYHFSVSDYESMMQNLKQLGNEAEKSLVEVTKRVSSSDFLGGETSSEDSYSGIILTVTDNEILMFTMAEAVQGVTKLEVSFLRGNRYEAALKAIDELDGLAVISVPLKNIMEKDRGLLRAIPLGNSRALKRGDTLITVGAPAGGLYSTALGAVSYLSYHQPAVDSTLEDIRADLHAAPAKGSFVLNTSGELVGWASDRLGESASGFCRIAGLSDFLSRLELLSNGRRVPYIGVEVQEVSTNMERQGIPKGIYVRSCVTESPAYMAGIQAGDIIVGLNETALDSVDSFVSELEKTAVDDTISLTVQRSRGQEYVELRFPVTVGGR